The segment AAAAAACTTCCAAATTTTATTAAACTTATTTGGCGGGGGACAAACCCCGCCATCATTGGATAGTTAGTCTCTTTTAACTTATTATTACATACTTATCAATTAAACTATTCACATAAATACTCCACCACCACTATACCGTTATCCAGTGGGGATTCGGAGTAGATAAGCAGGGAATTGTCCTGAGCAAAGTTCCCTTTTAGCTTTAATTCACTAAATATGTTTAACATCTTTTGGAGATCCAGTTTGTTATTCTGTTCTAATGTGAATTTTATCTGTTTGTTCATTATAGTAATCTTTTTTATCCCAATCCGTGAAGCGATCGACTTAAGGTAAATAGTTTTCAAAAGATTCAACACAGGAGGGGGAGGATCACCATAGTTAAATGTAAGCTCTTCCAGATATTGATTGAACAACTGTTTATCGATATTAGTCAGCCTATTGTACCAACGCATCCTTTCAGATGGTTCCAGAATATAATCAGCAGGGATAAAATATGGTATGGTGGACTGGATCTCTGTTTCTATAATATTCTCACTATTACCCCGTAATTCTTTTACAGCATCATTTATCATCTGGATATAAAGTTCATATCCTATGCTTGAAATATGCCCGGATTGTTCGGCACCCAAAAGCTCCCCTGCCCCCCGTAATTGAAGATCGTAGGATGCAATTTTAAATCCACTGCCCAATTCAGACATCTGCTGAATAATCTTTAATCTTTTTTTGGCAATGGTACTTAATACATTGAAATTTCTGATATAGAGATAACAATACCCCCTCACCCTTGATCTACCCACCCTGCCCTTCAACTGGTAAAGCTGTGAGAGTCCGAATTTATCAGCCCCATCAATAATTATGGTATTTACGTTTGGTATATCAATGCCGTTTTCTATAATCGTAGAACAGACAAGTACATCGATCTTACCATCATAAAACGCATCAAGCGTCTTCTCCACTTTTTCAGGATCCATCTGTCCATGAGCTATGGCCACTTCCGCCTCCGGAAGCATACTTTTTATTGAATATGCTTTTTCTTCAATTTTTGAAAGGTCGTTATAGAGGTAGTAGACCTGCCCCCCCCTTTTTAGTTCATGAATAATCGCCTTTTTTACATCCTCTTCGTTATTGATAATATTTGTAAGTACAGGCAATCTTTCTTCCGGAGGTGTTTCGATGATGCTTATGTCCCTTATTCCCGCCAGAGAAAACTGGAGCGTCCTTGGTATTGGAGTGGCACTCATGGCAAGCACATCTATATTGCTTTTTAGATTTTTGATCTTCTCTTTGTGGGCTACCCCAAATCGCTGCTCCTCATCTATGATAAGAAGCCCTAAATCGTGAAAACTCACGTCATTTGATAGCAGTCTGTGGGTACCTATTATTATATCTATCTCCCCATTGGCAACCTTTCGGAGGGTTTCATTTATCTCTTTCTTAGATTTAAATCTTGATACGTATTCTATCTTAAAGGGAAGATTTGAAAATCTCCTTTTAAACGTTTCAAAATGCTGCTTTACCAGAATTGTCGTTGGGGCAAGTAATGCCACCTGTTTTCCAGATGCACAACATTTACAGGCCGCCCTTATTGCAACTTCCGTCTTACCAAACCCCACATCCCCACATATTAGCCTGTCCATTGCCTTTTCACTTTCCATGTCTGCAATAACGTCCCTGATGGCATTTATCTGATCTTCTGTCTCATCGTATTCAAAGCTATCCTCTATAATCTTCATAAACGTCCCATCATCTTTAAATGAAAAACCGAGCTTTGCCTTCCTCTCGGCATATAATTTCAATAGATCGATGGCAACTTTTTTTGCGCTTTTCTGGGCCTGCTCTTTTAATTTTTTCCATCTGGTATTTTGTAAGGAGTTTAGCTTTACAGCCACATCCCCCTTACCGATATACTTCTGTATGTGGGAGATATTTTCTAAAGATACAAAGAGTAGCTCTCCCCCTTCATACTCAATGGCTATATAATCACCTTCTATGCCACCAATAGTTTTATGTTCAAGTCCCCTGAATATGCCAATACCATAGTCTATGTGAACAACATAGTCGCCGGGCTCCAGATCACTTATATTTGTGCGAAAAACCTCTTTCTTCTCTTTTTTTCTCCCTCTTCTAACAAAACCGAATATCTCTTCATCCCTTAATAGGACAAGCTTATCCTTTTCATTAAAAAATCCCCCGGTTATGGCATAAGGATAGATATTCAATCTTTCTTTGCTAATTTCAGAATGATTGATAGGGTAGTAAACATCGATTTCGTAATCTCTAAAAAAATCCTTTGTGACATTCTGGAATTTCTCGCTCTCAGTGGAAAATACGGTAGCTATACCATTTTCTCTATTTTTCTTAAAAATCTCCACCATATTTGAAAGAGCCTGATAGCTATTTTTGGTGGGAGGGATCAAAAATTGAGTACTCTTATACTCTGGGTTTTTAATAGATCCTTCAGAAATAACCTCGGATAAAACTACTACCTCTCTATCTGATAGATATTCATAAAGATCATTCTTCATGATGAAGTTAGCACGGAAAAGACCTTCTGGTATCTCATATTCAGCGGCACAATCACTCAACCTGCTATAAAACCGATCAATCTCTTTCTGAATCCCCTCACCTATGTAGATAATATCAAAGTCATTTAAAAAATCGAACAGCTGATACATATTTTGGTAGATCAGCGGGGCATACCAGTGGTGCCCTGCAAATTTCCCGTAGATTTCAGCTTTTTCCTCTATCGGAGTATTTTTTACAGCCTTTTTGAATTCATCCAGATCGTAGATCCCTTCTGTTGCTGGAATAATCAGAAACTCTCTTAATTCATTGACCCTTTTTTGCGTCTCAAGATTGTATTCAAATATATTTTCAATCTCGTCATCGAAAAACTCCACCCTCAATGGGAGATCATTATTCACGGGGTAAAAGTCCACTATGCTACCCCTAAAAGAATATTCCCCAGGATCAGTCACAATCTCCACATGTATGAAACCTAAGTAATCGAGGTAATATATCAACTCATCCCTATCAAAGCTGCCATTTTTTTTAATATGGCATATTGAAGAAATTATTGTCTCTTTGGGAGGAAGTTTTTTGGCAACGGCATATATGTTTGTAAATACTACGGCTGGTTTACCATCCAGAAGATTAAGTAAAGTTGTAATTCTTTCACCAACAATTGATGGTAATATTCTCGACTTTTCAAAAGGTTCATGCATGTATGATGGAAATGGGGAAAGCTTATTCCTGGTTAAAAAAAAGCTCAATTCATTTAATAATCTTTCATACAGAAAATCATCACATATCACTAGATATCGTTTATCTTTGTTAACGATCTTTGAAAAAAAGTAGGATCGTGAAGCCCCCCAGAGGCCAGAGTATTCTTTAATTATCACAGTATCTTTTTATGATCTCCTCGATAATGTTTGTTGTAGCAAACCCTTCTTCAAAGTTTAATGACATTACATCCCCACCATAGCTCAACACTATGTCGGACCCTACGATCTGATCCACTTTCCAGTCCCCCCCTTTTACAAGATAATGGGGCATTATATCTTTTATAAGATTATAAGGGGTATCCTCTTCAAAATAGGTCACAAAATCCACTGGTTTTAA is part of the Calditerrivibrio nitroreducens DSM 19672 genome and harbors:
- the mfd gene encoding transcription-repair coupling factor, which codes for MIIKEYSGLWGASRSYFFSKIVNKDKRYLVICDDFLYERLLNELSFFLTRNKLSPFPSYMHEPFEKSRILPSIVGERITTLLNLLDGKPAVVFTNIYAVAKKLPPKETIISSICHIKKNGSFDRDELIYYLDYLGFIHVEIVTDPGEYSFRGSIVDFYPVNNDLPLRVEFFDDEIENIFEYNLETQKRVNELREFLIIPATEGIYDLDEFKKAVKNTPIEEKAEIYGKFAGHHWYAPLIYQNMYQLFDFLNDFDIIYIGEGIQKEIDRFYSRLSDCAAEYEIPEGLFRANFIMKNDLYEYLSDREVVVLSEVISEGSIKNPEYKSTQFLIPPTKNSYQALSNMVEIFKKNRENGIATVFSTESEKFQNVTKDFFRDYEIDVYYPINHSEISKERLNIYPYAITGGFFNEKDKLVLLRDEEIFGFVRRGRKKEKKEVFRTNISDLEPGDYVVHIDYGIGIFRGLEHKTIGGIEGDYIAIEYEGGELLFVSLENISHIQKYIGKGDVAVKLNSLQNTRWKKLKEQAQKSAKKVAIDLLKLYAERKAKLGFSFKDDGTFMKIIEDSFEYDETEDQINAIRDVIADMESEKAMDRLICGDVGFGKTEVAIRAACKCCASGKQVALLAPTTILVKQHFETFKRRFSNLPFKIEYVSRFKSKKEINETLRKVANGEIDIIIGTHRLLSNDVSFHDLGLLIIDEEQRFGVAHKEKIKNLKSNIDVLAMSATPIPRTLQFSLAGIRDISIIETPPEERLPVLTNIINNEEDVKKAIIHELKRGGQVYYLYNDLSKIEEKAYSIKSMLPEAEVAIAHGQMDPEKVEKTLDAFYDGKIDVLVCSTIIENGIDIPNVNTIIIDGADKFGLSQLYQLKGRVGRSRVRGYCYLYIRNFNVLSTIAKKRLKIIQQMSELGSGFKIASYDLQLRGAGELLGAEQSGHISSIGYELYIQMINDAVKELRGNSENIIETEIQSTIPYFIPADYILEPSERMRWYNRLTNIDKQLFNQYLEELTFNYGDPPPPVLNLLKTIYLKSIASRIGIKKITIMNKQIKFTLEQNNKLDLQKMLNIFSELKLKGNFAQDNSLLIYSESPLDNGIVVVEYLCE